Below is a genomic region from Acidobacteriota bacterium.
ATCCACTCGACGAACCGCGCGAACTGGGTGGAGAAGCCGAGGAACAGCGTGGTGTTGACGACGTTGAAGATCGTATGCGCGTTGGCGATCTGACGCGGTGTCTCGGCACTCAGCCGCTCGACCCCGATCAGCTCCTCCGATACGGGCGAGATCGCGGTCACCCACCGCGCCAACTCATCGATGAAGCCCAGCCACAGCAGGACGCCGGCAAGATTGAACAGCACATGGACGATCGACGCACGCAGCGCCTCCCGCGGTCGGCCGATCGAGGCCAGGATCGCCGTCACGCAGGTGCCGACGTTGGCGCCGAAGATCAACGCGATCCCCGCCGGCAGCGAGAGGATCCCCTGCCCGGCGCTGACGATCACGACGGCGGTGGTGGCGGAGCTGGACTGGACCAGTGCGGTGAACAGCGCCCCGGCCAGGATGCCGACGACGGGGTTGTCCATGTGCGTCATCCAGTCGAGGAACGGCCCGTAGTCGCGCAGCGGCTGCATGGCCTCGCCCATCACGCCCATGCCGAAGAAC
It encodes:
- a CDS encoding Na/Pi cotransporter family protein is translated as MNGAESFEVWPLVMGLFGGLALFLFGMDMMSQALKAVAGERMKSILATLTSNRITGALTGAFVTAIIQSSSVTTVMVVGFITAGLMSLSQSIGIIMGANIGTTVTAQIIAFKVTKFALLLIAAGFGMTLISRLEKLRFHGKGIMGLGLLFFGMGVMGEAMQPLRDYGPFLDWMTHMDNPVVGILAGALFTALVQSSSATTAVVIVSAGQGILSLPAGIALIFGANVGTCVTAILASIGRPREALRASIVHVLFNLAGVLLWLGFIDELARWVTAISPVSEELIGVERLSAETPRQIANAHTIFNVVNTTLFLGFSTQFARFVEW